CGGGCGCCGCGCTCCGCTGCGCCCATGGTCATCGCCCGCGAGCCACGTCGGGGCGGCTGCGGCCGTCTTCGGTTGCGGATACTAAAACGGTCGGCCACCCGTGACGGGGATGATCGCCCCCGAGACGTACGTGGCCTCATCGCTCGCAAGGTAGACGTAGGCGCCCGCGAGCTCGGCGGGCTGCCCGGCCCGGCCGAGGGGCGTTTCCTGACCGAAGTTCTCGACTTTGTCGTCGGGGAATCCGGTTGCGGGAATCAGCGGAGTCCAGATCGGACCAGGAGCGACCGCGTTGACGCGGATGTTCTTTGGCCCCAGCTCCGCGGCGAGCGCCTGCGTGAAGGCGACGAGGGCCGCCTTCGTCATCGCGTAGTCGAGGAGGCCGGGCGACGGATCCGACGCCTGGATCGACGTCGTGCTGATGATCGACGATCCTGCCGACATGTGTGGGACCGCCTCGCGGGCGAGCACCATAGTCGAGATCAGGTTCGTGCGGAACACCCGCTCGATGTTCTCAACCTTCAGGTCTTCGACGCCGTCACGCTGTTTCTGATGCGCCGCGTTGGGGATGAGGACGTCAAGGCCGCCGAGAGACTCGACGGTCTTCGCGACGGCGTCGATGCAGCCCTGTTCGGTGGTGAGGTCGAGGGCCATCGTGACGATTCTGCGGCCGGTCTCCTCGACGAGGCGCTTGGTCTCGTCGGCGTCCTCTTGCTCCTCGGGCAAGTGCACGATCGCGACGTCCGCGCCTTCGCGCGCGAACGCGAGGGCGACCGCGCGGCCGATGCCGGAGTCGCCGCCCGTGATGAGGGCTCGGCGGCCGGCGAGGCGGTCATGGCCGACCCACGAGTCTTCGCCGTGATCCGGCGTCGGGGTCATCGGCTCGGTGAGCCCGGGTTGTGTGGGCTGCTGCTGTGCTGGCAGTTCGGAAGGCGTGTCGGGCTGAGCGTTCATGCGTCGTTCCCTTCGACGTCTCGTGCGCGGCACGCGGAGCGAGGTTCGCGTACCGCAGGTCCTGTTCCCGCTCGATGCTACGAAGCGGACCTGGATGCTTGATGCCCGTCGACGGAGGCTTCGGTACCCGATCGCGCGGTGGCGGTTCGGCCCGCGGTGTAAAGAATTCTTGACAGCCGTCACGTGGCCTGCGTAGCATCCCAATGTCAAGAAAAGTTGACATCAGAGGGGGCGTCGTGGTCTATCAGGAACGAGTCGCGTGGTCGGGCCTCGTCTCGAGCATCATCGTCTTCGCGGTCTATGTGACGCTCGTGCTCGTCCAGGCAGACGGCGGCGACCTGACGGCGATCGATTGGTTGCCGCCCATGCTCTGGACGATTGGCGGCGGCATCGCGCTGAGCATCCTCGTCTCGGTCGCCTGGGGGATCGTCGCGAAAGCCCGCGATCCCGAGGCATCCACCGAGACCGATGTTCGCGACCGGGACATCGGCGTCATGGGCGGGCGCGTCGAGCACGTGGTCCTCGTCATCGCCGGCCTCGGCGTCATCGTGCTCTGCGCGCTCGGCGCTGAGCTCTTCTGGATCGCGAATGCGATGTTCGCTGGGTTCGCGATCTCTGCATTCCTGGGCGGCATCGCTCGCGTGCTCGCCTACCGCTTCGGCCTCGTCTGATGGCCAAACCCACCCGCGTCACCAACACCATCCGCGCCCAGCGTGAGCAGGCAGGGGTCACCCAGGCCGAGCTCGCCCGACGCGTCGGCGTGACACGCCAGACGCTTATCGCGATCGAGCAGGGCAAGTACTCGCCTTCACTCGAGCTCGCGTTCCTCATCGCCCGCGCGTTCGGCGTGGGGCTCGACGACCTCTTCGACTATCCGGAGGAATGACATGTCCACCCCAGAACCCGCGACCTCGCTCCCCGAAGCGCCCGCCATCCCGGCGACGATGCGCGCTTGGTCGCGCCGCGACTACGGCCCGGCCGACGGCACGACTGCCACCGATATCCCCGTGCCGACCCCAAGAAAGAACGAGGTGCTGCTGCGCATCCGCGCGACCGCGATCAACGCCGGCGATGTGCGGATTCTGCTGGGCGATCCGCTGCTCGTGCGCGCCGCGTTCGGCCTGCGTCGTCCGAAGCAGCCCGTACGCGGCATGGACGTCGCCGGAACCGTCGTTGCCGTCGGGCCCGGGGTCATCGACGCCCGTGTCGGCGACGAGGTCGTCGGCGAGCTGCCCGGCGGGGGCGGCCTCGCAACGTACGCCGTCGCACCGGTGGATCGGCTCGTCGCCCGGCCCTCGACGCTGGACCCCGTCGTCGCGACGACGCTGCCGATCGCGGCCGGTACGGCGCACCAGGCGCTCAGCGCCGGTGGTCTCGGCGCCCCCGAGTTGGCCGGGAAGCGAGTGCTGGTGCTCGGAGCCTCGGGTGGCGTCGGCACGTTCGCGGTGCAGCTCGCCGTGCTGCGGGGCGCCGAGGTGTGGGCGAGCTGCGGCGAGCCCAATCGGCAGCTCGTCGGGGAGCTCGGAGCGGCGCGAACGTTCGACTATCGCGCGACACGCGTCGATGAGTTGCCGCGCGATCACTTCGACGCGGTCATCGACATCGCGGGAGGCGATCGCATCGGCGCATTGCAGCGCCTGCTCGTCGTGGGCGGTGCGCTCGTGCAGGTGACGGGAAACGGTGGCCCGGTGTTCGGCCCGATTCCCCGGATGCTCTCGGCCCTTGTGCATTCGATCGGCAGCTCGCGGCGCATCCCGTTCTTCGCCGCCGCGCCGAAGCGAGACGTGCTCGCCGAGCTCGTCGGTCTCGTTGCGGACCGCCGCATCGCGCCGGTGATCGAGGCCGTCTATGACTTCGACGAGACGGTCGCCGCGCTCGAGCATGTCGAGGCGGGGCACACGGTGGGCAAGGTCGTGGTGCGCGGCGAGCCAGCGCCGGGCGCCTGACCGAGCGCGGCCAGCGGCCTGAACGCGGCGAGTCGCACGCGGCGGCACGCCGCACGCCGACGATTCCGCCTGGCGCCTAGGAGCCGGCGCCCTCGCTGCGGACGGGTCCCTCGGCACGGTAATACCGCACCTCGAACATGCGGGCGCCGGTGTCCGAGCGCCAGGGGCCGTGCGGCATCCCGGGCGGGCGAACGGCGTGACAGGGGGCCGTAAACGTCTCGCCGAGGGTCAGGTCGGTGAACGAGCCCTCGAAGATGAA
This sequence is a window from Pseudoclavibacter endophyticus. Protein-coding genes within it:
- a CDS encoding SDR family oxidoreductase, translated to MNAQPDTPSELPAQQQPTQPGLTEPMTPTPDHGEDSWVGHDRLAGRRALITGGDSGIGRAVALAFAREGADVAIVHLPEEQEDADETKRLVEETGRRIVTMALDLTTEQGCIDAVAKTVESLGGLDVLIPNAAHQKQRDGVEDLKVENIERVFRTNLISTMVLAREAVPHMSAGSSIISTTSIQASDPSPGLLDYAMTKAALVAFTQALAAELGPKNIRVNAVAPGPIWTPLIPATGFPDDKVENFGQETPLGRAGQPAELAGAYVYLASDEATYVSGAIIPVTGGRPF
- a CDS encoding helix-turn-helix transcriptional regulator, which codes for MAKPTRVTNTIRAQREQAGVTQAELARRVGVTRQTLIAIEQGKYSPSLELAFLIARAFGVGLDDLFDYPEE
- a CDS encoding NAD(P)-dependent alcohol dehydrogenase — encoded protein: MSTPEPATSLPEAPAIPATMRAWSRRDYGPADGTTATDIPVPTPRKNEVLLRIRATAINAGDVRILLGDPLLVRAAFGLRRPKQPVRGMDVAGTVVAVGPGVIDARVGDEVVGELPGGGGLATYAVAPVDRLVARPSTLDPVVATTLPIAAGTAHQALSAGGLGAPELAGKRVLVLGASGGVGTFAVQLAVLRGAEVWASCGEPNRQLVGELGAARTFDYRATRVDELPRDHFDAVIDIAGGDRIGALQRLLVVGGALVQVTGNGGPVFGPIPRMLSALVHSIGSSRRIPFFAAAPKRDVLAELVGLVADRRIAPVIEAVYDFDETVAALEHVEAGHTVGKVVVRGEPAPGA